The Panicum virgatum strain AP13 chromosome 3N, P.virgatum_v5, whole genome shotgun sequence genome includes the window ggatgcacacgtgcttgtgactagatgttgctcatatcattaTATCCccgaatgctttcacttacacctcttgcattgcattcattgcatagcatctgttcagggggagtttcagcttcaaGGGGAACTTTAGGTCCTTTTaaccttgatgtgtgcatgtgccaacaagggggagaatttttgagagaagtgatcgaacaagggggagacttgtttgatttttgaaaaacttgttgtgcacagggctttgagagtgcatcattttgggagagttgcacttgtgagagggaaaaactttgcttggggagtttttgctttgttttggctcctggttttcttcGCTTTCCCTCCACTtccagcatgactgcgtcgagcatgttttggcttttgatcgactgcgtcgagccgttgcccttgtcttcggggatcgatctgtgcttgagtaagtgactggttttgcctttctgagctttgtgtcacttgcttgagttcttcactttctgcttctttttatcacttctctgttttcaggtggtgtgttgacaatgcactcaacaaaggggagattgaggaatgagagtactctatcctgcctgtgatgagtgaattgtcaaccgtgcgatgtcatcgtgcgcttggtctttggattgcaggtacacgggcgtcgagtgtcgacggagagttgccgtggaggagctcgggccgggcggcagctgtggcatccattcctggatcgagggcgcaagcggcgactgaaggcgggtttcttggtttgcgccacaaaaccaaggaggcggacggcggttgaagacgtcaagtcgtggaggcacgggcgaaGGTCTCGGGACtagcggaggcgacgggcgtcgacggcgtctagggcctcgctgcgggcgaggaggtgacggggatcgggcggcgtctagggccgtcagaaggccgaggcgggaacagcgtctagggccacggcgtggaggcgggaatcttcccgcgcgtgaggttttggcagttttcacaaaaccggccacctacccgggtttcgtggaccctccaaaaccgcggaccagatcttcatcaagatggcggcatcgtggagaagacttcgttttgaagaaagaacctcagacGTCATAtgggatcgtgtacagggggatactgcagaccaaccggtctgaccggtccatggaaccggtctgaccggtctccgcgggtataaataccccttcacttgtattaggtcGTGTGGCTTTTGTAACTCGTCCGTGAATTGCTCTTTCTCCCAGGCCGTCACCCCTGTGTCTCTCCccccgttcttctctttagagtagaattagtccatggatttgtgagactttgtgttggatttgattgggaaaggaggccctatcctcctcgtgccctctgggctttttgaatcaatccaatcccttcgtttttgtgcccttgtgtgatggattttgatttcgtttttggtgcacaagATTGCGAGGATTCTACGAGCTCTTtgttgtgattcccgtgcttctagttctatcccaaaccctctggaatcacgagctctttcgaATTTAGATTTCTTGaggtcttgagaaaaccccaccccttttgatctcatcccgaaattctcttgctatgaagatcttTAGGGTGAGATCCCTTGTGGATATGTTCACGAGGTAGgtacgaagctttcctccaagtttcatcaGATTTGGACGTGATTTGCTCGAGATTCGTGGTTTGAAGACTTATTCACGAGTTTTTCTgggtgccgaccggtcagaccggacagtGAGACCGGTCTAGCCGTGTTCAGgccctgaccggtcagactggtctgttgcaccggtcagaccggtccaggcagacagAGATCTGCTATTTTTCCGACTCGCTTCCGATTTGATTCGTGGTTTCGCTTGCACGTCCGAggtcttttgtgttggtttagcttttccatagctactctaaactttggtcagaacgcttaagggcttgggtgattttcgggatataggccgacggtttgaatttcggaagaaattttgatcgactcccattcaccctccctctggtcgccggcttcggtccctcagcAACATCTATTTCTTAGTTAGGAAGTCCGGAACAAACTAGTTAATAGGTCCACTAGCATTTGAAATCAACTTTTCAAAATTTGGTTATAATTTGGACTGTCattttaaaatatttcaaaaaaacttTGCTTTTGAGTGTAAACTTTTTTTATAAACTTGGAACATACAAGTTAACACGGCGCTTCTTATACAACGTTTGTTGATACCATACGCTTATGTGATAGTATTATACTCTTATTATAAATGAGCATCTTAACGTTTTGGTCCAGTGCATCGAAATCTTTTGAAAGGACATTGTTGGGCTAAAGTAGATGAAATTGAAACTTTCTAGATCCCCCATTTGGATTGCCGTGGATATAGCTCTGTTAGATAAAAATGCAAGTGATGTTGACATTTCCTTCTCCTATCACCTTGTTTTTTCGAATGCAAAACTCCACTACAGTACAAAGTGCGCCAAATGGAACTGCCATAAATTATCGCATACAGATTAAAGTGATGTGTAGTgttcttattttattttattttatgctAAATATAAATACAAAAGATTCACTCAAAATCTCACAGATTCTTTGTGCCTTAGTTTGAAGGTGGAAGCTGATCAGGAATATAGCTGTAGCCTCTCCTCTTTGTTTCCCTCCCAATCAAAGCTTCTTTCTTTCATTTCTCAAGAAAGCCAACACAGCACAGGGGAGAGAGCGAAGGTCAGACCCTGGTCACCCAACACAAAAAACCTAAGTCAACGCCGGAaaccaagaagaagaggagaaccccttctctgtttctctctctagacttcttctctctcttctctctcttccctGCGGTGCGTCGACCATgtccgcgcgcccgccgccgcgcccgcatctggcgctgccgccgcgctcTGCGGCGGAGTCGCTCTTCAcgggcgccggcgacgccagcCCCGGCCCGCTCACGCTCGCCTCCGCGCTCTTCCCCTCCGACGccgacgcgggcggcggcggacccggcggcggcgcctcgtcCGGGGCGTCCGGAGCCGGGAGCTTCACGCAGCTGCTCACCGGCTCCCTCgggcagccgccgcctccgcaacagcagcggcagcggcagcatgaGGCCGCGGAGAgggggcgaggcggcggggtcgccagggccgggccggcgctgtcggtggcgacgccggcgtcggcggcctcGGGCGCCTCCGTCTTCACGGTGCCCCCCGGCCTCAGCCCCTCCGGCCTGCTCGActcccccggcctgctcttCTCGCCGGCCATGGTACGTCGTGACGTCAAAACCTCTTGCTCAAAAGATCAAATCTTTTTCGTTTAATGCAGTGAAAGATTGGGTTTGTGGATCTTGCTAACGATTCTTGGTTGCTGGCGAGTGAAATTAGCTTCGGTTTCGGTGCATTCATTTTGTTTGTGGTTTTTGGTTAAATTGGCGGCGTCATAAGTGCAAGAAAGAAGCATTTGTGCTGATGACTTATTTTCTTCAGAGTTGCACTACGGCTGTGTTTGTAAAATAAAGTAGTTTCAACATGTTCCTTAGCGCAATAGTTCGTGGATTGGTATTAAAAAATGCTCCATTTCGCCCCCTTGTATACTTTAATCTGGATAGGTTCTATCAATTCGTTAGGCATCCTCATTTTCTTTTGGGTGATGCTGAGCAATCTGAAAGAATCACGTAATCTTCCTTTGGGTTTTAAAAGCTTGTAGAGTACTACAAATCTGGAATCTGGAACTTCTTAAAGGTGACACTTTTACAGTTTCATCAGGGCTTTAGTGAGATTGACACATCTAGGGTACTGATTGGCCCCATAGGTTTGCTCCAAAACACATAAAGCCACCTTTACTATATTTGTGTGTGGCACTGATGTGCAATGAATAATATCAGACCGATAGGTGATGCTTCTTGATCTTTTGGATATGGCAAGTGGTGATTCTTGATACTTTACCTTGATGGTATCAATAATTGTACTACTGCCAGTGTGATCAGTTGCAAACTGGCATGTTATCTTGAGAATCTTGATCTATCGATAGCATCCTTTAGAAACACGTTGCTCAATTTGAGGTGGTTATACTGGCCTCCAATTTGCTCTTGACAGCAGAATCTGTCAAAGCAGTTCATAGTTTGCATTCGTTGTTCAATATTTACAATGTCTAGTGGGTGGAGCAATAGAGAAATGCGAATGCTAAACTTGCAGTTGGACAACTTTTGTTAATATAAAACATGAATTGATGAAACCAGTATCAACTATCAACGAGATGCACAATTGACAGTTTGTGTTCCCTCTCCTTAAGCAGTATCCGTCTGGAATGTCTGCTTTGTCCTGAGGAAAGAAAATTCACTGATATTTTCTGATGTCAACTGCTCTATATTTTTACAGGGGGGGTTTGGAATGTCGCACCAGCAGGCTCTTGCTCAAGTTACAGCTCAAGCAAGCCATTCTTCACTCAGAATGTTTGACCACATTGAGCAACCATCTTTTTCAGCAGCTGCAGCATCGTCTGGAGCTCTACAACATATGAACTCTAGTGCCAATATGACTGGAATGCCAGATATGGCAATTACAACAGCAAACAATGACAATGCATCTTTGCAATCTGCTGAGCCATCTCAGAGGTATCAAGTCAATGCTCCTGTTGATAAGCCTGCTGATGATGGCTATAACTGGCGGAAATATGGTCAGAAGGTGGTGAAGGGCAGTGATTGCCCAAGGAGCTATTACAAATGTACTCATCCCAATTGCCCAGTCAAGAAAAAGGTAGAGCATGCAGAAGATGGTCAAATATCTGAGATCATATACAAAGGAAAACACAATCACCAACGTCCACCAAATAAGCGGGCAAAAGATGGCAACTCTTCAGCAGCTGATCAAAATGATCAATCTAATGATACCACATCTGGATTATCAGGCGCCAAGAGAGATCAGGATGCTATATATGGGATGTCTGAACAAGTATCTGGTTTAAGTGATGGAGATGATATAGATGATGGTGAATCAAGGCCACATGAAGCGGATGATGCTGACAATGAGAGCAAAAGAAGGTATTTTTAGTTCTCAATACAGCTCCACTGTCCTATTAGATTGCTGGTTTCATAATATTCATTCTTTCATTGTTCAGAAATATACAAATTTCTTCACAAAGAACCTTGTCGGAGCCTAAGATCATTGTGCAAACAACCAGTGAAGTTGATCTTTTGGATGATGGTTATAGATGGCGTAAGTATGGGCAGAAGGTAGTCAAAGGAAACCCTCATCCaaggtaatttttttttacctcaGCACTGTGATTTACATCGTTTCACATCTGTTGCTCTTTCCTTTTGTTTTCGTGGAATTTTTGTCTTCTGTGTGTGTGCTGATATTGCAGTATACATGTGGGTAAATGCATTTTAATGAGCTCATACCACCTATTGAGTACTATTATCGTTCTTACTTTCACTACTTAATGATGCAATCTTTCACTTCAGCATTTGTAAGTCATATCATTTGGTCTTATTTTCATATCTCTTATAATCTTCTAATAATCCTatataaacttttttttttggaaaatctGTTAGCAATAGCGTGAGCAGGGCCCTTAGACTATTCATTTGATAGTTGATACAGATACTAACATTCTTTAATTCATGCACAAATCACAATTACAACCAAGTACTCTTCTATACCATAAGAACATGATGACATTGCCATTCCCCAGTTTGTGATATTGATGAAGCTCATTATCTTAGTTTATGTCTCCTTGAATCTTGTCCTGTTAATTAACATATACTTTTCTCCACAAACGAGTTGGATAAGATAGGTACATGACTGCATGATATCACGACAGCTCATTTAAAAGGAACCTACCTCATTTATCTCATTCCTTGGTAAATGCTAGACTGTTTTGTAGCAGTTTGAAAGAAAGGGTAGACTAGTTGGATATTGATGAAAAATGGAGTAGCTACAACACTAGCCTAGGAAAACATTTCGAAAAAAGATGGGGTAGCTAGAGCGAGGATTACTCTGAATTGGTTTAAATTATCAGTATTTCTAGATCATCTTTTACTCATTAATTATATCTTTAGCTGGGAGTAAAGGATCAAAGGAAGAGATAACAGAGAAAGGTTGAGGTGCTAGGATAGTAATAAGTTTACTTGATGTGGGTGTGTTGGGGCAGGGAACTCTCAGCTTTATTCAGAGGAAAAAATAAAGATAGAATGGCAGATTGAGTAGAGGCCGACCTCCTTGAGGAAGGACTCTTGACTCAATTTCTGCATGACAGACTCCTAAGCTGCTGCGGCTTATATATTACCAAGCCTAACAAACCCAACTAACAAATCTGCTAACAACTCAACTGAAAATATTCCTTACTAGTAAGTAGTAACTAACCAAATCTTCCTAGTCCTGAATGTTGTGCCACCTCCTCTGGTTGGTTTGACTGACAAAGGGGTCCATAACAGGGTGATAGATGATATTCAACCCTGGAAGAGATCCTCTGAAGTTAGGAAAATGATGTTTTTTCTGAAGGTCGAAATTATTCCTGGATCTGCAGATATATGGCATGTTTAGTTTGATGCCCGTGGTTGCCCTGTAGAAAATAAAAATTCGTTGAACAGGTGCTCTGCTATGATTTAGATTGATGCCGGTGTTTTGGTTTGGCCAAGCCCAGCTGCTTCTGCTAGTCTTTTTCTCGCCAAACCACGGGCGAACCCGCAGCGGTGAAAAGCTGCGCCAAAAGTGGCAAGCCGCAAGCCCGCAGTTTGGCAGGGCCACCTCAGGCAGCAAACCAACGTGCCCATAATCCTAGCTACATGCATATTTCTTGAAAATATTATTGTTTTAGATAGTGGAAAATAGACCTAATTGAATATTGTGGCTAGTTTTGTTGATTCATCGGTTGTAATCAAACTGGGTACTTTTGGCACAATTCGCCACAAGATAAACATGGCATGTGTTTTTTATAGCTTTTATTTCACCATTCACTTGTTTAACTATGTGATATACCTGTACCTGTAGGAGTTACTACAAGTGCACATTTGCTGGATGCAATGTTAGGAAGCACATCGAAAGAGCATCGTCAGACCCTAAGGCTGTCATAACAACCTATGAAGGAAAGCACAACCATGAACCACCAGTTGGTAGGGGCGGCAGCCAGAATGCAGGAATGTCACAACAGAAAGGGCAGAACAGCATATCTAGTAATCAACACTACAGCAACACTAACCAGATGCCAATTGGGATTTTACAATTCAAGAGCGAACAATAGTAATGCACATTTTGACTCCGTCCAGAACCTTGCTGTTCACAGTTATTTGGATGATGTTCCTTTTGGCAAATATCAGATCCCTGCAATTCGTACAGTCATATGGCATCAGAGGTTCTTAAGTTTGATAATTCAATGGTATCAGTTTGCAGTTTATTTCCATAGATACACAGGATAGCTGATACACAACCGTCCTTTATAGTTTGTACATGTTATTAAGGCGAAGCATGCAAAATGTAATACCAGCTAGGTGGAAGTTATTTATACATGTTTATGGTGGTTTATAGATGGATCAGTGGTATACATGTTTTCCTTATGATTTTATTCTCAACAAGATCTTGTATGTATTGTAATAAGATTGAAAAGAGAAGTGAATGTACAGATGTGCTTCAGTTAAGCTTGTTGTAATTTGCAAAACTAATCAGAGACGCCACAGTTTTGTTGGGCCAGTGCTAATCTGTTTTATACCAGGACCACTTTGTTAGGTCTTTAtttaatttgtatttttttcccTTGAAATACTATATGTCTCCTTAGTATCATATTAGCAAAAAACCATTTGGTTAAAGACTAATTGCCcgctaatttttctttttcagttCAGGTGCTGCTATTTCTTGGCAGACCAATGCCCAAGTGCTGTAAATTCAGCCTGAGAAAATTATCTTAATCTCCCCTATTTCTTTATACCAAATAGCAAATTCCTTTAGTTCTTTCTAGTAAATAGCAAATTCAAACTCGTGTCTAGCGAGTAGCAACAAGTGATTCATGCGCACAGGCTCTAAAAAGCTGTCTCAGATGAACTATTGGCATCCCTGCCCCACCACTAAATGAGGCACTATAGCTTTTTCTCAACTTTGGCACTTCCTCTGTTTCTAGACTATAAAGGCATTAACTGAAGGAAATAGTTTGTAATCTATGTACCTATGCATATTTCCAATCTGTTCTCACGGACACTATTTATCACTGAAAAGTTTCATGCACATCACTGTCATGATCTGCCAGAATGTCATAATCTAATGTTGCTGCGTCTCCTCAGAATCTCAGGTACTATTAGGTTAGTTGAGCATGAACCTTTTTGAAGAACAGAAATTCATTAGGTCACACCCTCCATGAATAGTTTCAGAGTGAAATTTGATAGGGACATTTGATCCTATGGTAAGCAGTACTTTAACTTATTTTATTCCTCTTAGGTAGAGGCTTACTGACCTACACTTGAAGCCAAAGTTATCTTTGCCTGAATGCTTCTGTCCTGTCATGATAATATCACCTAATTAGGACTAATCATGTGTGATAGCATCTTTGAGGGTTTTTTTCTGCCTGGATATCTCCTACAACTTTATGTAGAAATTGTATTATAATCCTTAAGTATTGCATCTTGCAGGTATATAACATGATGCTTTTCTGCTTTATCATTTCCATTCTTAGATGCTACTACTGAGATATTTGTTTGAACCTTCAGTTGAAGTGGAATCTGACCGAATTAATCAATATAACTTCTGGAATAATTTAGCTAGACCCACAAATTTACTGACAGCCTTTAAATACAACTTTTGAAATGTCAATCAAACAGAGAATTGTCTTAAACTTCTAAATAATGTTGGGCAGGCCATTTGGTGGTCCTGGACAACAGTTGATCTATTGCGTACCATGCATATCAAATGTTATCCCGCTAAGAGAACTTAGTATCCACACTATTTTGTTAAAAAATTACATTATGTTTAAGCTAAACGATGAATGCGGAGGATCTTTTTCTTACCATGGATTTCCTAAGaaactttttctttgtgtcaATTGGAGATACTACACCCTAGAAACCTCGCACAATTGTTTCTTTTTCCTGAAATCTGAATGCTAACAATATGAGGTCCTGGGCCATTTTTTTTCCTCTAATGATTTGAAACAAACCCGTGCATTCTCAACCCAGAAACTTGCTAAAACCGAAAAGTGCAATTACTCGGAGGCCAATGCAAAACATTAGTACTCATCtcccattggaccataccaaAAGCCTATTTCTCTACTGTGCCATAGCTTTTCCTCCTCCCAATTATTATGTAACCTAGTTCCCATATACACCTTTTTGTGATCCAATGGTGCCTAAAGTCCTGTCTCTACTGGAGCAGAGTTGTTGTAACCTTGTGGCACTAGGAATCTGCACATATTTCCCAGATCTGGATTGGATTGGAGCCTATGAATAAACTCACACACAAGAAAGCTGGTACAAAATCATTGAGATTTTCACCACTTGCTCAGCAGCACTCACTGACTTCTCCCCAAGCTGATCTGGACATGTTCACAGAAACCACATGCATGTATATAGTGGCCTGCCCTCTTCTCCTCTGGCTTTGCTTTGGAATCAAGGAAAGATGCACTTGAAAATGGTGGGGCTCAGGATCTCAACAACTGACCCAAATTGCTGGGGCAACTTTGGGTGGCATGTCAGGGTGTCGATCTTATCCAACAGATGATGCAGCTACAGTCACTTGGAGTAGAGAATTAAATGCCCGAAACACGGCATGGTTTAAGGATACTGTGATCCTGATAGTTATGGTGAAAAGCCTGCTGACCTGCAAACTGTTTCATACTCATATCCCTGTAAACGTTGACCATTTATTTGACTTTACAAAGGTGAGTATACCGGTCAATTCATGTACCTGAACAGCATCAGAAAACAATCAAGACAACCTTATGCAAATGCCATGATAACCCAATTGTATATGAAAACTTATTGATTATTTATATAGAATCTTATAGACCATTCTGCTGTAGTTATTTTCAAATGTCTCTCTTACCAATCTGATGGACCTGATGCTCGTCCTAAAGTGCTAACACTAACTAACAGAACCTATGTCCCAAGAACCAGCAATTAACCCACATAAAGGTCAAAAGAAAGGACAGAAAGAGGAAACCAAAAATCAAAGATTTTATCAATACGCATCGCCATCATGAGATGTCTGACTTCTATGTTCTAGCAATTAAAAttgcagggggggggggggggggaatcagACTCTCAAGTCCTCCTTGccatccagctccagctccaagaGGTGGCAAGAATGGCTGGCCTTGCAGGTCTGGTAGACCATGCTGGTGATGACCGTGTCGAGGACACAGATCATGGCGTGGATGTAGGCGACGAGGAGCCCCTCGCAGAGCATCCCCGGCGTCACCTTGCCGGTGAGCGTGTACGGCCGCATCACCCTGAGCTGGAACAGCGcctcgatggcggcggcggcgaggctggccGGCAGggacgcggcgacggcggtggcggcgtcgccTGCATGGAGCAGCATCAAGAGCGCCTTGAGCATGGCGTGGGCGCCGCCCCGGCCCTCGGCCGCCGCGACGACCGTGGCTAGGTTGCACACCACTGACGCGTTGGCCAGCACCACCGAATAGACGATCACGCCGGCCGCCGAGAGCGCGAGCacggccctgccgccgccgccgccgtcggagacggagccggagccggagggaGCGACAAGCAGGTGCAGCGCCTCGGAGGCGTTGAacgcggcgagcagcgcggcgaAGACGCCCGCAATGGCGAGCAGCAGCGCGAGGCAGTTCACGATCTGTGTCTGCACCATCGCAGGGTACGACGCTTGCACTACCTGGACGACGGCGTCCGAAGGCCGCTTGCGCCGGCaccgctgcagcggcggcggcgtcgagcagcAATGCACGGCGCAGGCCTTGGCGAGGAGCAGGAACGAGAGCGAGAACGGCAGAGCGGCGAGGAACGTGCACGCGCGCTGGGAGAGGCGGTGGCTAAGGAGGAAGAGTAGCTGGGACGCCGGCGGGAACCCCGCGGCGacgaggacgcggcggaggcggcgcgagaGGAAGTGCGACGGCGCGAGCAGCGCCGGGTGGGAGCGCgagagcagcgcggcggcggagaacgGCAACGCCAGCAGCGACGCCGCCGAGGACGCCGGGTGGTAGTGCCGGAAGAAGGCGTGCAGCGCCGTGCGCACGATCTTGCCGGCGCTGCCCATGGCGCCTCCTCCGATCTTCCCCTTTTGCTATCTTCCTCACTAGTGCGGcggctttgctttgctttgatcTTGCTCTTTGCTCTTGGCTTTGATCCTTATAAATGTGTGGGGGGTTGGTTCTTGTGGCGTTGGTAATTGGTAGTGTGGAGGGGGGATTGGTTGATCGTTTGGTGCTATGTGGTGTTGGGTGGATGGATTTGAGGTTTTTGTTGGAGAACTTGAGATGGGTTTCGGATTTGTGACTGTGGGAGTGTAGCTGGATGGGTTTTGTAGTAgtagtagagagagagagagtgtgtgtgtgtgtttgaatCTTGTACCAACATATTAGGACGTCGGTGGGATTTGGTTCTATGAGAGGGGTTGGGATTTTGCTTTAGGTAGAGCAGTAGAGGGTGAAAACCATTTCGAGCAAATTCTCTGCATGCCATTGAAATTTGATGCGTTCCCTTGCGTGCCACTAAAAATTCTACACTTCCCTTAAGTGCCATTACATGAAAATTACATTTGCCTCGCTGCTATTACCATTAGTAAGTTGTTAGATAGCAGTTAAGCTAGTATGGAAATATGGTACTTTTACCCTCTCATAAGTACAAGTTGAATTTGGCTTGTTCCCTTGCTTGTTATCGTGGTTCAATAACGGTTtattgaaaattttattttcagACTAAAATAAATGATAAATGTCTTAATAAATTagaatattttaaataaacaAGATTAATGTTAATAATGACAAGTTTCACATCCAGATTGAAATTAAATACAGTTGGCAAATATCTCACATAAATGCTTAGCATAAATTTTTCATGTATGTTAAACGTTTCATCCGACCAAACGAATGTGTGATTCCCATCACATCCAACCAAAGTGAGTAGCAACCGAAGGACCGTTACACACAAAAGCTCTTACACAGACTACGTGAGGACCACCATTTTGTACAAAGCAAAAATAGAAAGTTTCT containing:
- the LOC120666292 gene encoding probable WRKY transcription factor 3 yields the protein MSARPPPRPHLALPPRSAAESLFTGAGDASPGPLTLASALFPSDADAGGGGPGGGASSGASGAGSFTQLLTGSLGQPPPPQQQRQRQHEAAERGRGGGVARAGPALSVATPASAASGASVFTVPPGLSPSGLLDSPGLLFSPAMGGFGMSHQQALAQVTAQASHSSLRMFDHIEQPSFSAAAASSGALQHMNSSANMTGMPDMAITTANNDNASLQSAEPSQRYQVNAPVDKPADDGYNWRKYGQKVVKGSDCPRSYYKCTHPNCPVKKKVEHAEDGQISEIIYKGKHNHQRPPNKRAKDGNSSAADQNDQSNDTTSGLSGAKRDQDAIYGMSEQVSGLSDGDDIDDGESRPHEADDADNESKRRNIQISSQRTLSEPKIIVQTTSEVDLLDDGYRWRKYGQKVVKGNPHPRSYYKCTFAGCNVRKHIERASSDPKAVITTYEGKHNHEPPVGRGGSQNAGMSQQKGQNSISSNQHYSNTNQMPIGILQFKSEQ
- the LOC120666294 gene encoding uncharacterized protein LOC120666294, whose amino-acid sequence is MGSAGKIVRTALHAFFRHYHPASSAASLLALPFSAAALLSRSHPALLAPSHFLSRRLRRVLVAAGFPPASQLLFLLSHRLSQRACTFLAALPFSLSFLLLAKACAVHCCSTPPPLQRCRRKRPSDAVVQVVQASYPAMVQTQIVNCLALLLAIAGVFAALLAAFNASEALHLLVAPSGSGSVSDGGGGGRAVLALSAAGVIVYSVVLANASVVCNLATVVAAAEGRGGAHAMLKALLMLLHAGDAATAVAASLPASLAAAAIEALFQLRVMRPYTLTGKVTPGMLCEGLLVAYIHAMICVLDTVITSMVYQTCKASHSCHLLELELDGKEDLRV